One stretch of Methylopila sp. 73B DNA includes these proteins:
- a CDS encoding DEAD/DEAH box helicase, translating into MTKFTDLGLSQPILQALAADGYETPTPIQAQAIPALLAGRDLMGIAQTGTGKTAAFALPIIEKLVANPRMAPRRGCRALILSPTRELASQIADSFRSYSKNLKLSIAVVFGGVAAGPQVRKLSNGVDILVATPGRLLDHIDGKMLRLDQVEFFVLDEADQMLDLGFIHSIRRILPMLPHRRQTMFFSATMPKTIKDLADAMLTDPAMVQVTPVAKTADRVEQSVVFVEQAGKKTVLVDVLRSPDIGRALIFTRTKHGADKVVRQLEEAGIAAAAIHGNKSQAQRERALGSFKTGHIKTLVATDIAARGIDVDGVSHVVNYDVPNVAESYVHRIGRTARAGAAGLAITLVANDERAYLRDIERLIKQSIPSTDRRSEAGKAEPEGSGAASKTGQNRGGGGGRPQGQGRPAGGGQRNQQPRRDGGRPGGENGNRTAEPRRQHAAAPQGARNDGGRSSEAGISGVGFLKANGGGAKPGGRRPRRDGRPQGDRRQADHG; encoded by the coding sequence TTGACCAAGTTCACCGATCTCGGCCTGTCGCAGCCCATTCTCCAGGCGCTCGCCGCCGACGGCTACGAGACCCCGACCCCGATCCAGGCGCAGGCGATCCCCGCTCTGCTCGCCGGCCGCGACCTGATGGGCATCGCCCAGACCGGAACCGGCAAGACCGCCGCCTTCGCGCTGCCGATCATCGAGAAGCTCGTCGCGAACCCGCGCATGGCCCCGCGCCGCGGCTGCCGCGCGCTGATCCTGTCGCCGACCCGCGAGCTCGCCAGCCAGATCGCGGACTCGTTCCGCTCCTATTCCAAGAACCTGAAGCTTTCGATCGCGGTCGTGTTCGGCGGCGTCGCCGCCGGCCCGCAGGTCCGCAAGCTCTCGAACGGCGTCGACATCCTCGTGGCGACGCCGGGCCGCCTGCTCGATCACATCGACGGCAAGATGCTGCGGCTGGACCAGGTCGAGTTCTTCGTGCTCGACGAAGCCGACCAGATGCTTGACCTCGGCTTCATCCACTCGATCCGCCGCATCCTGCCGATGCTGCCGCACCGCCGGCAGACGATGTTCTTCTCGGCCACCATGCCGAAGACCATCAAGGACCTCGCCGACGCCATGCTGACCGATCCGGCCATGGTCCAGGTGACGCCCGTCGCCAAGACCGCGGACCGCGTCGAGCAGAGCGTCGTGTTCGTGGAGCAGGCCGGCAAGAAGACCGTCCTGGTCGACGTGCTGCGCTCGCCCGACATTGGCCGCGCGCTGATCTTCACCCGCACCAAGCACGGCGCCGACAAAGTCGTGCGCCAGCTTGAGGAAGCCGGCATCGCCGCCGCGGCGATCCACGGCAACAAGAGCCAGGCGCAGCGCGAGCGCGCGCTCGGGTCGTTCAAGACCGGCCACATCAAGACCCTCGTCGCGACCGACATCGCCGCCCGCGGCATCGACGTCGACGGCGTCAGCCATGTGGTGAACTACGACGTGCCGAACGTCGCGGAATCCTACGTCCACCGCATCGGCCGCACCGCCCGCGCCGGCGCCGCGGGTCTCGCCATCACCTTGGTCGCGAACGACGAGCGCGCCTATCTCCGCGACATCGAGCGCCTCATCAAGCAGTCGATCCCCTCGACCGACCGCCGCTCCGAAGCCGGCAAGGCCGAGCCGGAAGGTTCGGGCGCCGCGTCCAAGACGGGGCAGAACCGCGGCGGCGGCGGCGGCCGGCCGCAAGGCCAGGGTCGTCCGGCCGGCGGCGGCCAGCGCAACCAGCAGCCGCGCCGCGACGGCGGCCGTCCCGGCGGCGAGAACGGCAACCGCACCGCTGAACCGCGCCGCCAGCACGCCGCCGCCCCGCAGGGCGCGCGGAACGACGGCGGCCGCAGCTCCGAAGCCGGTATCTCCGGCGTCGGCTTCCTGAAGGCGAACGGCGGCGGGGCCAAGCCCGGCGGTCGCCGCCCGCGTCGCGACGGTCGCCCGCAGGGCGATCGCCGTCAGGCCGACCACGGCTGA